The Streptococcus viridans genome contains the following window.
AAATAATCTAGATATGATATTTCTACATTGTGGAATTTAGCAAAAAATAAAAGATTATCGTACAGAGACAGTCTATCATAGAAACCCACATTATCACTCATAATTCCCAATTTTAAAAAGTCGTCAGAGGTTAATTGGGTGCAATCTTTTCCTAAGATTTTAACCTCTCCTCCATCAGGTGGCAACTGACCGGTTAAAATATTGATTGTCGTAGTTTTGCCAGCACCAGATGGTCCTAAAAAACCAAATATTTCTCCACTACTTATTGAGAAACTGATTTCCTTGAGTGCTGTTTTGTCTTTAAATTTTTTGGTAAGATTTGAAATTAAGATACTATCGTTCATTTTATATCTTTCTTTTAGAAAATTATTACGTGACTTGTTACCATTGCGATAAATTGGAATACAGGAATTTTATTTAATCTAATAGGTCCTTATTTTCAATTAAGAGTTCTAGTGGAGATTTATCTCTTGCTACAATAAAACCAGGTTCATATTGGTTATGAAATGTTCTTTTCGGAGAAGTTGGATCCATATACAATTCATCTCCATCTTCTGTGTATAGTTGGTTGCCTCTTGTTAGGTAAAGTAAATCCTCTAAGTACTGTCCATCAGTTTCTAAAAAATGTTCGATGTATTTGACAGCTTTTAAGATTTCACTTACTTTATCAGAGTATTCATTAGTTTCAAGAACACTCTTTTCTAACTCAATCTCTTTACTAGTTCCAAATAGTTGGGTTGGAGTTGCATTAAAATATTCTGCTATCTTATCCAAATTTGCAAAGGTAGGATAGCTTTTTTGTTTTTCGTAATCAGAGATGGACTGTTTACCGATTCCTAAATCTTCCGCAAGTTGAGTTTGACTTACTCCTTTTTCTATGCGTAGTCGTGCCAAATTGGGTCCAAAATTTTGAATAATAAAGGTCATGATAAACTCCTACGTTGTGTTTTAAACTTATTTTATCACCTATAAACTTACAAATCAAGTTTTTAGTTGACTGTTTAAAATATTTTTTATAAAATATATTTATAACTTATAAATAAGTTATAAATGATACAAAAAATAGCTCGTAAGTTTAGGATTGGTGAGTGAGGAAGAAGTTGAGGACGAGACTATGACTTATGACTATTCGAAGCCTTGGAGCTAGAAATTGTGTGGACAAGGACAAGGGCGAGCCTGACGGGAAGTCAGGCGAAGTCCCGAAGACTGCCGTCCAGACAATTTCTAGCCAAGCAAAAGCTGGCTATTCTAACAGCCAGCAAAAAGGTACACTTAGGACAACGTCCAAAGAACGACGGAACGGGCAAACGTTGATTTGACGGTGTTTACGAGACCTAAAAAATCTAAAAGAAGGGGGGGCAATTTTGTTGGTTTCTATACAAGATTTAAGAAGCATTCAAGAACGATGTGAAATAGGAGAATTAGTACAGAGGTTAGATGTCAGTATTGATAGACTAACGGTTATCTGGGATACAGATACTGGTTCCCTAAGACGGATTTTCAAAAATCTGAAACAGGCAATAAGTACAAGAGTTGATTCATTTGAAATATACGATAATGTTCGAGATGATGTCTTTACTTTAGCTAAAGATTTTAATGAGTATGATTCAATCAATATTATATTTTTTCAATTATCCACTTATGGAGGTGAACAATTGATTCGGATTGATTTCAATCCTAACACTTTAAAAGAATTTGATGGAATGAAAGTATGGAGGCAATTAATGTACTTTGCCAGATTGAATTCATTGACGGTACGTTTGTCTCGTTTTGATTTGGCATTTGACATTTTCAACAGGCCTGAGATCGTTAATTTGCAACATATTAAAGGTGGTGTTACCCATAAGGTCTTCTATGGTCGAGGTGGCGAATTAGAGACGAAATATTGGGGTTCTAGCGGTAGTAATGTACAAGTTAGGTTATATGATAAGAATAAAGAAATCATTGCTCACAAGCGAGAAGAGAAGCTAGATTTGGATGTAAATCCGTTTTGGTGGAGACTAGAGTTCCAACTCAGAACCAAAGCGATTGGTGAGGAGATGGTCCAAGATATTATGAGTAGACTTGATAATTTCGGGTTTTATAAGCTAGATCATATTCGAGTGGATCAAAGAGCATTTACAATTATCTTTCTCAACAATCCTGAACTGTTGTCATTGGCTTTTCCAAATTTAAAATCAGACAGCATCAAAAAGAAAAAAACAAGAGTCCGCAAACTATTGAGAGAAGAAACGAATCAATTTGCGGAAGAATTAAAAGAAGTATTAATACAGAATCTCCCTAAATTAAATAAAGAATTACAACTACTCGTAGGTGAGTTTCTGACTTTAGAAAATAAATAAGGAGGATAACTATGGATAATAATTTAATTAGCAACAAAGAATTAATTGAAATGGGCTATCGCCCTCACACTGCAAATGATATCATCCATCAGGCAAGAGAATTACTTGTATCACGAGGCTATACATTTTATAATCGTAAACGTTTGATGGTTGTTCCAAAAAGTGTTGTAAATGAGATTCTAGGAACAGAGGTGGCGTAATATGGCAAGTGTTCGTTATCGAAAGCGAGGAGATAGTAACTTATGGACCTATGAAATTCGTAACGAAGGAAAAACTGTTGCTCATAATAGCGGTTTTAAAACAAAAAAACTTGCAGAGTCAGAAGCTGAGCCGATTCTGCAAGAACTTCGTTTAGGGAAAAGAATTTCTAGAGATATTTCTCTTGTCGATCTATATCAAGAATGGCTTGAACTAAAAATTCTACCGAGTAGTAGGTCGGAAGAGACAAAGAAAAAATATCTTCTCCGTAAAAACACAATTGAAAGATTATTTGGAAATAAAAAAGTCACTCAAATTCGTGCGAGTGAATACCAAAGAATAATGAATAAGTATGGGCAAACAGTTGGTAGAAATTTTCTTGGTAGATTGAATACTGGAATTCATCAGAGCATCCAAATGGCAATTGCTGACAAAGTTCTAATAGATGATTTTACACAACATGTCGAGTTATTTTCATCCAAAGAACAACAGATGACAGAAGAGAAATATTTACATACCGAAAAGGACTATCTGGATTTACTTTTAGCAGTAAAGAGAAAATTTGATTACCAACGTTCAATTGTTCCTTATATCGTCTATTTTCTATTAAAAACAGGCATGAGGTTTGGAGAGTTAATAGCGTTAACTTGGAATGAAGTTGATTTTGACAGAGGACTACTAAAAACATATAGGAGGTTTAATACCCTTTCTCATAAATTTGTCCCTCCAAAAAATAAAACGTCTATTCGGATGGTACCGATAGACGAAGAATGTATTAAGATATTACAAGTCCTAAAAATTGAACAGGAGAAGGCTAATAAAGATCTAGGAATCAAGAATAGGTATAAAATGATTTTTCAGCATTATGGATATATTCACTTGGTACCAGACATTGCAAGTGTCAATAAAGCTTTGAGTGTTCTTTTAAATGAATTAGATATTTATCCAATTATCACTACAAAAGGAGCACGTCATACCTATGGAAGCTACCTCTGGCACAAAGGTTTTGACCTTGGAGTTATTGCAAAGATTTTAGGGCATAGAGATATTTCAATGTTAGTAGAAGTATATGGACACACTTTAGAGGAGAAAATTTTTGAAGAATTTAATCAAATCAGAGATGTATGGAAAGATTGCTCATAAAAAAATGTGGGGCAAATGATGGGGCAAATCAGTTATAGACAAGCAAAAAAGCCTTTTAAATCAAGGCTTTTTCCTGTTGATTTAGATGCCCCCTGCAGGGCTCGAACCTGCGACCCATAGATTAAGAGTCTACTGCTCTACCAACTGAGCTAAGGAGGCAAAAAAAAGCTGTATTGGTGCCGAAACTTCACGGTTTGTATTGAACCCGCGCAATTAAGCAGGTGGGCAACTTGCTCTAACTGAAGCTGCTTCCGCGTGATACGGCCTGCATGCTGTTAGAAGTCCTTTGTTTCCCTAATAATACAAAAAATAGTCGGTCAACACTTAAGTGTGAAGTCGTACACCACAGCGTTTCTATATGTATATGATACCACATTTCAAAAAAATTTCAAGGGAAAATCTCAAATTTTTGGAATCGATATCACCTTTTCTTGAGTTGATCAATCTTCTCTTTTGTCGCCCCTAGGGCTCGCTCGTATTTGCCATTTTCATTAGGAGTGAAATAGGAGACCCCCTTCAGCTTGTCTGGCAGGTAGTCCTGTTGGACCCAATTGCCAGGATAATTGTGAGGGTATTTGTAATCTTGGGCATTCCCCAAGGTCTTGCTTCCGGCATAGTGGCCATCCCGTAAATGACGAGGAATGGGAAGGTTACCCGACTTCCGGAGGTCAGCCAAGGCCTTGTCCATGGCGACGTAGGCTGAATTAGACTTGGGTGAAAGGGCCAGGTCGATAATGATGTTGGCGATGAGGATGCGAGCTTCGGGGAAGCCGATCCGCTCGGCTGCCTGAAGGGCTGTCACCGTATGGATCTGGGCATCTGGATTGGCTAGGCCGATATCTTCGTAGGCAATGACCGTCAAGCGACGAGCTAAGCTGGGTAAATCACCAGCTTCGATTAAGCGGGCGGCATAGTGGAGACTGGCATCAACATCGGATCCGCGGATGGATTTTTGAAGAGCAGAGAGAACATCGTAGTGGCCATCTCCATCCTTGTCCATGGTGATATAGCTCCGCTGGAGGCTATTTTCCATGATGTCGAGACTGATGTGGCGAACGCCATCCTCCCCTTCCTTGGTAGAGAGGACGGCTAAATCGAGAGAATTATAGGCAGAACGTAGGTCTCCATTGGTCGAAGTGGCGATGAAATCTAAAGCCTCCTCGTCGAGCGTAACAGGAAAGTCAAAGCCCCGTTCGGGGTCGCTAAGCGCCAATTGGATAGCCTCTTTGACTTGCTCATTGGTCAAGGGTTCCAGTTCAAAAATCTGTACCCGACTGCGAATGGCAGGCGTAACGGAGAAGAAAGGATTTTCAGTCGTTGCGCCGATCATGATGACCAGACCGCTTTCGAGCAAAGGCAGGAGAAAATCTTGCTTGGTTTTATCCAAGCGATGGATCTCATCCAAAAGCAGGACTAAACCACCAGAAAACTTGGCTTCCTCTGCGATCTCTTGGAGGCGCTTTTTGCTGTCGACGGTTGCATTGAAGGTCCGAAAGGCATACTTGGTCGTACCGGCGATGGCAGAAGCAATACTGGTCTTGCCAATCCCTGGTGGGCCAAAGAGAATCATGGACGAGAGACGATTGGCCTCCACCATGCGGCGGATGATTTTTCCTGGGCCGACCAGGTGTTCTTGTCCGATGACCTGATCGATGGTTTTGGGACGCATGCGCAGGGCGAGATTGTCCGGCATGAGGGTCTCCTTTCTAGCTTTGTCTCCTTTAAAAGAGGCAGTTTTTATGGTAAGATTGTAGTAACTATTGTATCATATTCCGCTCTAAGAGTGGGAAATTAGAAAGAGGACACGATGTCTAAATATGGATTTTTGGATGTTTTAGAAGAGGAAATGGAAAAGGTCTTTCCCTTTGACTTTGAGATCAATTGGGATAAGAAGAATCATGCGGTAGAAGTGGCTTTTCTCTTAGAAGTACAAAACACAGGAGGGGTTGCCTTGGTCGATGAGTCGGGCGAAGAATCTGACGAGGATATCTTCTTTGAAGAAGCCGTCATCTTCTACAATCCAGCCAAGTCGCATGTGGAAGAAGATGCCTATTTAACAGCCCTTCCGTATGAGCCGAAAAAAGGCTTGTCTCGAGAGTTTCTAGCTTATTTTGCGACCTTCCTCAAAGATACAGCCGAGCTGGCCTTGGATGACCTCATGGATTTCTTAGCAGACGAAGAGGCAGAGAGCTTTGAGATCGTCTGGAACCAAGAAGTCTTTGAAGAAGGAAAAGTCGGCCTAGAAGAAAGCACCTTTTACCCTTATCCGAGATATTAGGAATAGTGGGAGACTTTATGAAAAAAATTGGGATCTACCTGGTTTACGGTCTATCGTTTCTTCTCTTGATGGCTGCTTTTGCCTTGGGGACGATCGCCTTTACGGAGTTAGGTTTTCAACTGGTTTTTGTACCGGGCTATCTCTTCACTTTTTCTAGCATTTATCTCATTTTCATTCTCCATGAACTGGGGCATGCTTTTTGTGGCTATCTGACGGGCTATCGGCTCGTCGCTTTAGGCTTGGGAAATTTTCTCCTGACTAAAAAAGCAGGGAAGTTTCGTCTTAGCCGCACGGCCACTCTGAAAAATGTCGGTGCCCAGTATATTGGACTAAAAGAGGATGAAAGTGACCAACGAATGATTCTGATGCTTTCCGGTGGGATATTGGTTCATTTGACTTTACTTATCGTATCCATCCTTTTTGGAGTTCTGACACAGAGTTGGTATTTTGCAGGCACTTGGATTTGTCTCAATCTCTCCTTCATTTTGGCCAATGCTCTCCCCCTTGGGATTACAGATGGAGCTAAAATTTTAGAATTGATGCGCCATCCTGAAAATGTACCCTATGCTTATCTCGGACTGCGCCATTCTGCTCAGACCTTGCTAGCGCCAGAAGACTACGATCTAAAAGACTTTGTTAGACCTGTTTCTGAGGAGGCGCAAGGAGGCTTTGTAGAGGGGGTCTTAGCCCTTCAGGGAGAAATCTACATCCTAGAGGGCAATCGCGAGGCGGCTAAGGAGCAGTTTCAGGCTTTATTGGAGAGGGCAGATAGTCCGATGATTCAAACGGCTGCCCAGTTATCCCTCTTACATATCGCCTTATTAGAAGGAGATGATGAGAAAGCAGAGGAATACGCGAGCATTCGACGAGTCAAGTCTTTTTTGTCGATGAAAATGACCAATATACAGGCGGTCCAAGCCTGGTATCAATTTAAGGTCAAGAAGGATTTGGCCCAGACACACAAGGCGATCAAGCTTGCCAGACAGAAAATGGATGTAAGTCGCATGTTGCGGGATGAGAAAGTCTATTACCAGCAGTGGTTAGATGAGTTGGAACAAGCCATACAGGAAGAAGAGACTCAGGTGAGTTGAGAAAAGGAAAGAGAGCTGTACGATGCTTCAGATATTTAAGCGGTTATTTAGTAAAAAATCCCAAAAATCTCAAGAGCGTGAGTCGATCCTTCCTCGAAATCGCTTTGCGGATCTAGATTTCGAGCGAGTATTGAAGTCAGGAACTCGTCGCCTCGTTAATGAGGAGGGACGCTATGCAGAAGATGGTACAGTCACAGAACTTGAATTTCCTGAAGACTTTGCGGAATTTGAATTTCTAGTTGGTTTTAAGACGGAAGAGGAAGACCAGTTTCAGAAACTATTAGCTCGTTTAAATAGTATTGACAATGCCATTCAGTCTTGTTTGGAAAGTGAGATGCAGCAACCTATTCCTCAATATGCCAAGGATCTCGGCTATACTCAGAAGAGATGGGAGAAAACTTTTTACTTCCATCCCTGGGTATTAAGTTTTGAGGAAAATCCGCCTAATCTTCGCTATGTTGCCGATTATGTAAATGATGAGTTTACCGTTTATTTTGCTAAAAAACATGGCAGATGGCAGGCATACTGGGATGCAGAGTGCCAAAAGGTGATTGAAGAAAGCTAGCTAGGGTTTTCCTATAGAGTAGTTGTTATGGTAGAAAAGGTCATCATCATGGAATTATTGGATAAACAATTGGATTTTACGGGTTGTAAGATTGCTTTGATTTGTGATGGGCGAATTTTGACCATCTTACGCGATGACAAACCAACCATTCCTTGGCCTAATCTGTGGGAGTTGCCAGGTGGTGGCCGCGAAGGGGACGAGAGTCCTTTTGAGTGTGTAGCGCGTGAAGTCTATGAAGAATTAAATATCCAACTGTCGAAAGATGACATAGTTTGGTCTTGGATCTACCCCAGCATGTTAGATGAGAATAAGAAATCCGTCTTTTTAGTTGGGAAATTGACACAGGAACAGTTTGACAGTATTGTCTTTGGAGACGAGGGACAGGGCTATAAGTTAGTAAGCCTTGAAGAGTTTTTGACGTCAGATCAGGTCGTTCCCCAATTACAAGAACGAGTGCGCGATTATGTGGAGGAAAGTTTATGATAACACTTGAGAAAGCAGGAGCAGAGGATTTAGAAACCATTATTGCCATTCAAAGAGCCAGTTTTAAGGCAGTCTATGACAAATACAAAGATGAATATGATCCCTATCTAGAAGATCGCGAGCGAATCAAATGGAAATTAGTGGAGCGTCCCAATAGCTATTACTACTTTGTGAAAGAAAACGAAGAGAAGATTGGTTTTTTACGAATTCAGACCAATGAAGAGTTAACGGAAGCTTGGTTGGGGACCGCAGCGATTCTGCCTCCGTATCAGGGAAAAGGGTATGGATCTGAAGGATTACGCTTGCTAGAAGAGGAATTTTCAACCGTTAGACAATGGGATTTGTGTACGGTGTTACAGGATGCAGGCATGGTCGCGTTCTACGAGAAGAATGGCTACCATCAAACCCATATCGAGCCTGAAAAAGAAGGTATGGATATGGTCTACATGAAAAAATTGATTGACAAATAGAAAGGATGGTTCAGTTAAATTTCTAAACTGAACCCGCCCTAAACACTGTGCCAAAAAGATAAACTTCTCTTAGACACAAACGTCTTCAGAGAGTTTCATATTTTGGCTTTGTGTTTTACGGGCTTGGTATCTTAATGATGGAAACATGGCAAGAGTTAAAAGTTACAGTTAAGCGTGAGGGAGAGGAATTAGTTTCCAATCTCTTGATTGAGTTAGGTGCCCAAGGGGTAGCAATTGAAGATAGCATGGACTATGTGGGCAATGTGGATCGTTTTGGTGAGATTTTCCCAGAGGTAGAGCAGCAAGAAGAAATCGTAGTGACAGCCTACTATCCTGATACGGTTGATATGGCAGTGGTTGAGGCAGACTTGCAGGCTCGCCTAGCAGAATTGACAGATTTTATGGATTTGGGTGAGGTCAAGATGGGGACGACTGCCTTGGCTGAGGAAGACTGGGCAGACAACTGGAAGAAATACTATGAGCCAGCTCGTATCACTCATGATTTGACTATCGTGCCGTCTTGGACAGACTATGAGGCGACTGCTGGGGAAAAGATTATTAAGCTAGATCCTGGTATGGCCTTCGGGACAGGAACCCACCCAACTACCAAGATGAGCCTTTTCGCCTTGGAGCAGGTCCTTCGTGGTGGGGAAACAGTGCTAGATGTGGGGACTGGATCAGGCGTCCTCTCTATTGCTAGCTCTCTCCTAGGTGCCAAGGAAATTTTCGCCTATGACCTAGATGATGTGGCAGTTCGTGTTGCTCAGGAAAATATTGAACTCAACCCTGGTATGGAAAACATCCATGTAGCAGCAGGAGATTTGCTTAAGGGAGTTGAGATTGAGGCAGATGTCATCGTGGCTAATATCTTGGCGGATATCCTCATTCATCTGACAGACGATGCCTATCGTTTGGTTAAGGACGAAGGCTACCTCATCATGAGTGGTATAATCAAGGACAAGTGGGACATGGTGCGCGAGTCGGCTGAGTCAGCTGGATTTTTCCTTGAAACTCATATGATTCAAGGGGAGTGGAATGCCTGTATCTTCAAAAAAACTAAGGATATCTCTGGTGTGATTGGAGGCTAGCATGCAACAGTATTTTGTAAAAGGTTTAGCTAGCTCACCTGTCACGATTGAGGATAAGGAAACTAGCAAGCACATGTTTCAGGTCATGCGTTTGAAAGAAGAGGACGAGGTTACCTTAGTTTTTGATGATGGGATTAAGCGCTTGGCGCGCGTGGTAAATGTAGAGGCTCGTCAGTTTGAATTGGTTGAAGAACTTGATGACAATGTGGAACTGCCAGTCCAAGTGACCATCGCATCAGGCTTTCCCAAGGGAGACAAGCTGGAGTTCATCACTCAAAAGGTGACGGAACTAGGTGCTAGTCAAATCTGGGCCTTTCCTGCCGATTGGTCAGTTGCCAAGTGGGATGGCAAGAAATTGGGTAAAAAGGTTGAAAAACTAGAAAAAATTGCCCTTGGAGCAGCCGAGCAAAGCAAGCGGAATCATGTCCCAAGTATCACTCTTTTTGAGAAAAAAGCAGATTTTCTAGCCCAACTTGACCAGTTTGATCGCATCGTGGTGGCCTATGAAGAGTCGGCCAAAGAAGGCGAAAGCGCTGCTCTTGTACAAGCTGTAAGTGGTCTTGAAAAAGGGAGCAAGGTTCTCTTTATCTTTGGTCCAGAAGGAGGTCTCTCACCTGTGGAAATCGAATCTTTTGAAGCCAAGGGAGCTGTTTTGGCAGGACTTGGTCCTCGCATTCTACGAGCAGAAACCGCACCACTCTATGCCCTTAGCGCAGTGAGTGTTGTCACAGAATTAATGAAAAACGCGTGAAGGTAGATCTTCACGCGTTAATTTTTTAGAGTAGGAAAGAATTAGTTATCTTCTTTCTTACGAGATGGAATAAGGAAGCCAAGTCCGGTCATCACCAATCCGATAAGGGCTAAGATGGAAGCACGTTCTCCTGTTTCAGGCAAGGTTTTTTCGCTGATAGAAGAAGCAACTACTGGCTTAGCAGTTTCTTGGCGAGCTTCTGCAGGGCGAGCTCCTTCTTGACTTGGAGCAGGAAGGGTAATGATTTGTTGGCTATGAGA
Protein-coding sequences here:
- a CDS encoding helix-turn-helix domain-containing protein, which gives rise to MTFIIQNFGPNLARLRIEKGVSQTQLAEDLGIGKQSISDYEKQKSYPTFANLDKIAEYFNATPTQLFGTSKEIELEKSVLETNEYSDKVSEILKAVKYIEHFLETDGQYLEDLLYLTRGNQLYTEDGDELYMDPTSPKRTFHNQYEPGFIVARDKSPLELLIENKDLLD
- a CDS encoding replication initiation protein translates to MLVSIQDLRSIQERCEIGELVQRLDVSIDRLTVIWDTDTGSLRRIFKNLKQAISTRVDSFEIYDNVRDDVFTLAKDFNEYDSINIIFFQLSTYGGEQLIRIDFNPNTLKEFDGMKVWRQLMYFARLNSLTVRLSRFDLAFDIFNRPEIVNLQHIKGGVTHKVFYGRGGELETKYWGSSGSNVQVRLYDKNKEIIAHKREEKLDLDVNPFWWRLEFQLRTKAIGEEMVQDIMSRLDNFGFYKLDHIRVDQRAFTIIFLNNPELLSLAFPNLKSDSIKKKKTRVRKLLREETNQFAEELKEVLIQNLPKLNKELQLLVGEFLTLENK
- a CDS encoding DUF3173 domain-containing protein; the encoded protein is MDNNLISNKELIEMGYRPHTANDIIHQARELLVSRGYTFYNRKRLMVVPKSVVNEILGTEVA
- a CDS encoding tyrosine-type recombinase/integrase, whose amino-acid sequence is MASVRYRKRGDSNLWTYEIRNEGKTVAHNSGFKTKKLAESEAEPILQELRLGKRISRDISLVDLYQEWLELKILPSSRSEETKKKYLLRKNTIERLFGNKKVTQIRASEYQRIMNKYGQTVGRNFLGRLNTGIHQSIQMAIADKVLIDDFTQHVELFSSKEQQMTEEKYLHTEKDYLDLLLAVKRKFDYQRSIVPYIVYFLLKTGMRFGELIALTWNEVDFDRGLLKTYRRFNTLSHKFVPPKNKTSIRMVPIDEECIKILQVLKIEQEKANKDLGIKNRYKMIFQHYGYIHLVPDIASVNKALSVLLNELDIYPIITTKGARHTYGSYLWHKGFDLGVIAKILGHRDISMLVEVYGHTLEEKIFEEFNQIRDVWKDCS
- a CDS encoding replication-associated recombination protein A, yielding MPDNLALRMRPKTIDQVIGQEHLVGPGKIIRRMVEANRLSSMILFGPPGIGKTSIASAIAGTTKYAFRTFNATVDSKKRLQEIAEEAKFSGGLVLLLDEIHRLDKTKQDFLLPLLESGLVIMIGATTENPFFSVTPAIRSRVQIFELEPLTNEQVKEAIQLALSDPERGFDFPVTLDEEALDFIATSTNGDLRSAYNSLDLAVLSTKEGEDGVRHISLDIMENSLQRSYITMDKDGDGHYDVLSALQKSIRGSDVDASLHYAARLIEAGDLPSLARRLTVIAYEDIGLANPDAQIHTVTALQAAERIGFPEARILIANIIIDLALSPKSNSAYVAMDKALADLRKSGNLPIPRHLRDGHYAGSKTLGNAQDYKYPHNYPGNWVQQDYLPDKLKGVSYFTPNENGKYERALGATKEKIDQLKKR
- a CDS encoding DUF3013 family protein translates to MSKYGFLDVLEEEMEKVFPFDFEINWDKKNHAVEVAFLLEVQNTGGVALVDESGEESDEDIFFEEAVIFYNPAKSHVEEDAYLTALPYEPKKGLSREFLAYFATFLKDTAELALDDLMDFLADEEAESFEIVWNQEVFEEGKVGLEESTFYPYPRY
- a CDS encoding site-2 protease family protein, translated to MKKIGIYLVYGLSFLLLMAAFALGTIAFTELGFQLVFVPGYLFTFSSIYLIFILHELGHAFCGYLTGYRLVALGLGNFLLTKKAGKFRLSRTATLKNVGAQYIGLKEDESDQRMILMLSGGILVHLTLLIVSILFGVLTQSWYFAGTWICLNLSFILANALPLGITDGAKILELMRHPENVPYAYLGLRHSAQTLLAPEDYDLKDFVRPVSEEAQGGFVEGVLALQGEIYILEGNREAAKEQFQALLERADSPMIQTAAQLSLLHIALLEGDDEKAEEYASIRRVKSFLSMKMTNIQAVQAWYQFKVKKDLAQTHKAIKLARQKMDVSRMLRDEKVYYQQWLDELEQAIQEEETQVS
- a CDS encoding NUDIX hydrolase, which translates into the protein MELLDKQLDFTGCKIALICDGRILTILRDDKPTIPWPNLWELPGGGREGDESPFECVAREVYEELNIQLSKDDIVWSWIYPSMLDENKKSVFLVGKLTQEQFDSIVFGDEGQGYKLVSLEEFLTSDQVVPQLQERVRDYVEESL
- a CDS encoding GNAT family N-acetyltransferase, with the translated sequence MITLEKAGAEDLETIIAIQRASFKAVYDKYKDEYDPYLEDRERIKWKLVERPNSYYYFVKENEEKIGFLRIQTNEELTEAWLGTAAILPPYQGKGYGSEGLRLLEEEFSTVRQWDLCTVLQDAGMVAFYEKNGYHQTHIEPEKEGMDMVYMKKLIDK
- the prmA gene encoding 50S ribosomal protein L11 methyltransferase, with product METWQELKVTVKREGEELVSNLLIELGAQGVAIEDSMDYVGNVDRFGEIFPEVEQQEEIVVTAYYPDTVDMAVVEADLQARLAELTDFMDLGEVKMGTTALAEEDWADNWKKYYEPARITHDLTIVPSWTDYEATAGEKIIKLDPGMAFGTGTHPTTKMSLFALEQVLRGGETVLDVGTGSGVLSIASSLLGAKEIFAYDLDDVAVRVAQENIELNPGMENIHVAAGDLLKGVEIEADVIVANILADILIHLTDDAYRLVKDEGYLIMSGIIKDKWDMVRESAESAGFFLETHMIQGEWNACIFKKTKDISGVIGG
- a CDS encoding 16S rRNA (uracil(1498)-N(3))-methyltransferase, whose product is MQQYFVKGLASSPVTIEDKETSKHMFQVMRLKEEDEVTLVFDDGIKRLARVVNVEARQFELVEELDDNVELPVQVTIASGFPKGDKLEFITQKVTELGASQIWAFPADWSVAKWDGKKLGKKVEKLEKIALGAAEQSKRNHVPSITLFEKKADFLAQLDQFDRIVVAYEESAKEGESAALVQAVSGLEKGSKVLFIFGPEGGLSPVEIESFEAKGAVLAGLGPRILRAETAPLYALSAVSVVTELMKNA